TTATAACCCCAATCAGCTTCTTTTTCGACTCTCATGGGTTATCGTATAATATCTAAAATTCCCTGACCCCGTTGTTGCTTAAAACCAAGTAGGTACTTCGAAGGATACGGGATCCATATATAAAAACTGGCTTTGCATTTTAAAGTGAGCTTTTCCACAGTGTAATGTCCTTGTTTTCTATGAAAGTATAGATGTGGTTTGTTCCTTCATAAGGTGATAGCAACGTTGGAAAAAAACTTTGCAAAACATAATAAGTTGGAATGGCGGTTAACAAAGACAGACCAGACCATAAGATAGACCAACCAAaccttttttcattcaacttatgtatagatatatatttaaacttataacCTCGCTTTATAGCGGGCGCAGTATCATTCAAAAAAGCCTCACACGCGAGGCTTGGTGTGCTTCTCCAATTAGAACGCCTCTAGCTACCAATTATACGAGGTGGGTTTTGCCCTAAAGGCCACCGATTTTATAAAGGTACATTCATATGCGGTTCACCTTTTATATAATGCAAGAGAGTCTATGCCACATCGGCCATAGCCATAGCCACAGACGCCAACAAACTTTAGTTGTTTTAGACGTTTGAATGTCAGTTTGGCACAACATCCTGCAGTCAGTTTTGTATACGATGatgacggcggcggcggcggtagtGACGACGACGAACAGCAACAACGACTTCAAATACAAATCCACAGAGCGCAACAAAAATCAAccgcaaaataaaattttaaaaagggaaaaaacaaaaaagttatacaaCATTCACCACAAATGTGCTGAAAACTACCCCCGAGGGCAGAACTTGCTTGCGAATCTCTCCcccttttattttagttttgttttctttgttttagatCGCAGCCTGGTACCTTTATTGCTGCTGATACTGCTGCTGAATTTTGTAGAAACGGCAGCAATCAACCCAAAAGAAACGCCGTATCTTCATTCATTGCCCTAACATAAAAAGATACATTCgacgtattttttttatttgcaggtATCTCGCAGTCTCCAAAACCAAATACGCATCACTGGATCGTCTTTATATCGCGCTGGACATTTCAAACCCTAGCTGCCTACGTCGTATACGTGGCGGGAAGTAGAAGATGCGATGTGTTCGGCGCGCATGAGATGGTAATTAAAAACCATCGAGCTGATGGAGTTCAGCAATCAATCACCATTAAATCATGATCCAGTAATATAATGTGGCTGCAAGACATCCAGCAGCCAGAGCGCTCTGTAGAAGTTTGTGTAGGTACCTTCGTATATATAAAGGGAAGTCCCTGTGGATGGAGGCCAAACGCGATCTGATGGAACGGATTTTAGGAAATTAGTCCGACTGGATCGCGGTTAGCACGAGCCAAAATATTTGTACGGCTtttcatctttttctttttgatgaaaTATCTTTTAATCTATAGACCTAAAAATGCCCCTAAGATGTTTTGTATATGCGTCCATGTAAACTTCATAGATACGAGTATAAGATTattgtaaaaattagttttatctaGTTACAAAATTGAAGTGGGTATACATTATGTAATTTATTTGTGCGGCTACTGGTATAACTTTGCCTTTGCCGTGCCCCATCGAcagatataataattataagtaTATGTGAAGTATATATTTCAGGTGCGGTAACCGGAGTCATATATGaagtaattaaaaatcaataaacagGAAAACAAAAAGCAGAAACTTAGACCAAGTCATAAATACTTGTTCACGCCCAACTTAATTGAGATAACTTCGAATTTTTCTTGTAAACTGAAACTACATAATtcaaatttgtaataatttaaaataaaatgtctgtGATATATGCGGTGATATACAAACTTAGAGgcactttaaactttaacaacttTGTgacttaacaaaagttgataattgAAGTTACTTTTTGTGTACAAGTGGATATAGTAATTATTTAACTAACACTaattgtatattattatatGTAATGATATGTCATTTCGTGTTTAATAATTGTATGTTTTATGACATAAATTTGGTTTTATCAATACATTTCTGTAGAATTTTGGTCAATATTTCCTTAAGGAGCATCTAATGAAAAATTTAGCTGCATAATATCTTGGAATACAATTCAATCACTGGATTATAGAGTTGAATTgaccaatttaaaatgtttttgttttatgtacgtatccttaaataaattgtataattgaatatattttgtcTGAAAACGATGGCATTAGTTTTTatgaacaattaattttatGGCCGGTATCATGTAATTTACATTTAATTCTagcagttttaatattttatagttcAATTATGTGCACAAGTTCGTAATTATGTAACATTGAAATAAGAAGTCTAGAGGTTTAAAAGTCATGTCAGgggttttgttaaacaaataagaTTACAGAGAATTTAAAGACTTAATTTTATAGCATTAGCTACTTATTTTTACTtgatgacaaaaattaaaatgatacaTGGTTAGtccttatttatttgtttattgtatGCAtacaattaataattattagatCGTGAATTGcgtaaaataccaaaaataacaatttttcaaatcaatttcaattaagaggagattatggtttacataatcgcaAAACTACgcaaacaatttgcaaaattgtgaagaaatttgaggagactggattggttacagatatttaAGGGCCTTTGCATCATCGTTTCTCCCggactcgagcgaatatggcttaattgcaagagacatttctcgtcgtggcgatatcaactggccacgaAGATTGTGCGCTTTGATACCGCTGAACTTTTGTTGTGGGGCTAcgtgaaagaccgtgtttatgcagataaacgtttaactcttgagcatttaaaaatcaacattagccacgttatggctgagataccgctcACTATCGAAACTACTTAAAAAGGGTATACAAAAGTGCGTCACTATAAAATGAGGCCATTtgtaaattttcagaaaaatacgaaattaataaaatatttatattttattgtttaacaacattttcttaCAATACTAATGACTATGTTTGACATTTTGGGATATTACCTCTATAAAACGGTTTGAAACATAAACattcaattctttttaataatcatGTGAAATTTAGACAATGGTCACGAAAAGCCTTGGTTAAGAggtccttgtcttcaaattgtctgccAACTTCATAAACTTTATAAGAAAGCCATGGCCAAACGTTTTAAATTATTGGTAAGTGCGGTTGATATAGGGGTCTTCGAAAAAGTTTAATGTCTTTTGACTGAGTTCAACTTCTGACAACCCACAAAGCGTGAATGGGTCCATTGTCTTTTTGGAAAAGCCAAGAATGACCGTTTGAGCAAAAATGTATAGTTGTTCCCGTTCATTATTGTGGACAAAAACTAAAAGTCGATTGTGGTTATAGCCCTCCCCACCATTACATctgatgtacggctgtgatATCTTACTAAAATAAAACGACCCGTCAAGGTTAGACTTTTTTTCACCCGAAAAAACAACGCGTTTCCATTAAAACCAGGCCaaagcattgtttttttaacGAAGATGTTTCAAGCGACGATTTGTACTTTGATGATAATTGGCTACCAAACGATGATCCTAACTCAGATACCGACTCGGAACATGAAGATCTGAACGCGGTTGATGCGCAAATTCTAGAAAGTGATGAGAAAGAGATGCTTGAAGAAACCGAGGAAGCACAAACTTTGATTGATACAAGGGACAAACTACGCTGGATGGAGTTTTCTTCGGTccaaaaaacctttgatttcaCTATAAAGCCTAATATACGTGCCTTCAACTATAAGGTGTCTTGAAGCCTTTTACCTTTTTGTTGATGAGAAGATTATACAACttatagttttggaaacaaatatgTCTGCAGagcagcaaaaataaaatgcggACAAAAATGTTTGGGAAGAACTAAGTTCTTTATTAAAAGGAGAAAGTCGCACTCTATTTGTTGACAATTTGTATGCCAGCTACGAACTGGCACGCTCCAAGCTTGAGAAAAAAACGCATGTAGTTGGGACACTTCGAGCGAACAAAATATTCTGCACAAAAGAGGTTATTAATGCACAGCTAACGAGAGGAGGAATGGTAGCACTTGCGGAAGAAAACGGCATTGTTGTTCTAAAGTGGAAGGACACCCGAGATGTCAGGATGCTTTCGCCAAAACATGCTCCTGTTATGGCTGCCGTATATGACCAATCGATTACTGACTTAAATATTCCATCCACCAGTAGAAGCAGGAGAATAAACCGACGCGAGGGAAATCGTGAAAAACCTCTTGCTATTATTGAATATAACAAAGGCAAGTCGGACATTGATCTATCGGATCAAATGGGTTCATATGATACAACACTCAGAAGAGGTCTAAAGTGGTGTAGGAAAGTTGCCGTTGAATTTTTGCTGGGAATGGCAGTTGTAAATgctaatttagtttaaaaaaaaagccacAAAAAGTGTAATGCAAATTCGAAAATTTAGAGAGCAGGTTGCTGAATGATTATTGGACTTTTTTTCTCCACAACCTGTTGTTTCAAAAAACGAAAGGATACAAATGGTAAAACCATAAGATGGGCTTGTGTTTtgcccaaacaaaaaaaacggcTAGGAACAGcataaaaagaacaacaacattCTGTCCAGAGTGCCCCACCAAATCCCAGATATGCGTTATTTGCTTTCCAAAATATTCGcattcaaaaaagtaatttacataaaatatctcttcaaattCGTTAATTTCAACCGATTTCTTTTAAGACAGTAAAGCTGAATctttggaaatttttttaatgaaattatattgttattttttttttctaaataattagaagttacaaaaataaagtatatgAACAAACACAAAGAAGAAATTTCACTTTTATCTATTTTCCTCCAAATTTATCCTGCAGCCACGaaattcaaaccaaaatgttcaccagaAGCCACACGATCCGAAACCCATACAAAATCCCATATAATGTCACACAAAAATATACGACATGGCCTGGGCTGATTAACAAGGTGTTGCACGAAAATGTGCGACGTGGCTTCTGGGTAATTATGGCAGTCAAAGTGTTAAGAATAAGTTTCGTTATCAAAAAGGCCTTGATTTGTGTTtctaaaaagcaaaaaatattatataaaattattgcatATGCCCTGCAATATTCaaaaagttaattgaaaatAGTAAATAAGGTTTCAATTGCTGCATttatttcatcactttttgtaCCTCTTGGCACAATTGGCAATGTTTGCCGAGAATCACAACGCCTCCTATAGGACGTTCATCAACTCTTAAATCTCTAAGTGTCAATCCAGAGCTTCAGGCCCATCTTTACGACATccctttttgtaaattcttgtcCAATAATTAATACGGCTACATCATCAACTTGAGGTGCATTATAACGACCTCTGTGTTCTGTTTGTAGCACACAGTCAGCTTTGATGATGACTTTGCTTCAAAAGCACTCTTGGAGCTAGtgacatttatatgaaatatatttggaaatattaaaaagtcaGGGTCAAATCTATCATTTAACTGCCAGCAATTTCTGACAATAAAACTTTTCCTCCTGAACAGCAGAGACCTGGTATTTCTTTAGGCTATTTGAATGCACGACAGAAATTGCACTTAGTATTCAGATTTCCAATCGAAACGTGAGATTAGTGAGTCAGTGAAATTTGGattttatatgtatagataTCAAATTAATGACTAACATTATCGGACTATATTTATGCCTTAAACCTAATCCGCGATATcctctttcatttaaaaaaagcagCATGACATttggataagaagtttcgaAGCCAAACCGTAACAGAGATTTCCTCTTTTGCTTGATTTCAGttgaatgtatgtacataacttTATGATACTTCAAAACTTTCGTAGAACTCAAACATCTCaacttttctttgaaaatataaactgggatggaatcggctaaggtggtATGtgacttttacattttttgtcagTGAACCTTTGTTGGGGAAGGTTGCCCCTGTGTTGTGCGTCTCCGTTCTGTCTGTGctcgttcttttttatttttatttataaacaaacaaaaataacaataattcaccataacaaaaaaataaacataaattaatattagtggttccaaaaaaaacaacaacaaaaaaaaaacaatagtgcaACCCCATAATAAAATATCATAGAAATCACGCcactcaaaaaacaacaaaaacacaccaaaaacaaaaaaatgataagccACTCAGCACAGCACTtcacagtgagtaccatcccATCCTTACTTTCCCCTTCTTCCACAGTTGCACAGCCTAGTTTATGTATCAATTACAATTGGAATTGGTGCATTTGCTAATCTGTGTTTCAGcagattatttgaattgaatttactgttttgcatcaCAGGGTCTGATCGGTTCTCGTCACTgttaaggcataacactagcagtgaagggtattgataattattctgtgttgcaattcagtgaattttatttttcatctctatctgtattggttttagacattttttttattttgcaatgactggacaattcagagtagattattgtaatattcgtgggctaagggcaaattttttgttagcataccgccatactgtttcatacaggccagctgttttggcactaagtgaaacccaagtaggtgaggattccgatcctgctgaattttttattcatgggtatagcttggtgcctttattcttttcccaccatggcctcgccatatacattaggaatgatgttgcttatcagctcttaccacaatatggtctttgcaccaattccttttttaattatatgtggtttaaattctccgtgaataagcaaatcattcactactgcttcctttatcgaagcccaaatttagacagagtatcaacttctcgtgaatttgatgctttgtctgattccatccaaagaattgtttcgtcctatcctcgcactgaaatcgttgttacgggcgatttcaatgtacacaattcttcatggcttcaacattcaggccagacaacacccgatggagtgtgtgcagaaatcttcgctgagttgaaccacctaactcagcttgtcaacgagccaacccgaatatcggacgttgaaggtcgagcagaaaacactcttgacttgtttcttacctctgaccctgataagtacactgttagtgttctatctcctctaggcacatctgaccattgtgttatatcagcaaatttctcgtgcaaaaatccagttaaagaaagagctcctaagagaaccgtttggcaatacgagaaagccaactgggacggtctcaataattacttcaggatctttaactggtcactatgcttcctcgatagtgacgttgacgccagcgctgatatgatcacaagtttgattctcctgggaatgagaacttttatcccgaatagggttaaaagcatcagacccaagggaaacgcttggtttgatgcgagctgtaaagaggttattagggtcaaagaggttagtttccgttgctataaagccaaccgtactgaggaaagccggaaaaagttcaaacaagccaggaaggcctgcaacgcccatattcgacggaccaaatttttacatgaccaaaatttacggcaaaaaatactgcaatgtcccaaaggcagtaaaaatttttggtcatttgtaaaaaacatgaggaattcttcctcttcttcggttcctacgctcgttgataatgacactcctttttttagctctttagagaaagctaatctctttgctaggcagttcgccgccaattctacgctgccagtgagtgttatgactccgcctgtacttgagcgagttagtgattctatgggaccaatcttttttcgcactcgtactgtggcaagagtcctaagagatctaaacacacataaatccgctggtccggatggtatccccgctattgttctgaagaggtgttcttcaacgctggcaaaaccactgcgtaagctttttcatctgtcctactcctcaggtctcgttccgagcggatggaaaacggcatttgtccagcctattcccaaaaaaggcgaatcttcctcaccctctaactaccgaccgattgcacttacgtcccttctttccaaggtcatggaaacgctgattaattatcagctcaagaaatatcttgaagatcgaaagcttcttaatgaccggcaatacggctttcgtagcaataggtccactggtgatctcatggttcatctcaccgaacagtggagcaaatctttacatcgttttggagaaagtaagattattgcacttgatatttcaaaagcatttgatagggtttggcatcaggctctcttatcgaaaatgcgtgcattcggttttcatgaatccctgcttcattggattagtaattacctttcggatcgttcaatacaagtagtattggatggattcaagtctgaaaaccataaaataaatgctggtgtgccccagggctctgttttatccccaacactctttctcatttttattaatgatcttctgtctgtaacatctaatccaatacattgtttcgctgacgatagtactcttagcttttcatattcgttttcagactcacatccctcttcttcggatgtggaactgcaacgacaaaatatgataagctcattaaattccgatctaaacagcattgttcaatggggattaaaaaaccgcgtggaatttaatgcttcgaaaacccaatgctgtcttgtatcgttaaagcgagatatacccccattgccattatccatgaatggcacttgcatcaatgagactgaacacctcgatattctcggtatgtgtgtcaccaaccacctcttatggaatgatcacatacgcgatgtcgccaaaaatgccgcaaggtgtttgggttttcttaggcgatgcaagaaatatttcacaccttctgatctggctgttatctataagacttacatacgtccaaagcttgagtataactcccatctctgggctggtgctcctgcaacttacttaagcctcttggatagtattgaacgtagagcatttaaattgataggtgataatatcatcataagttcatttacttcgcttgaacatcgtcgcaaggtctcttgtctgacccttttttaccgttattttaacggcttatgctctagtgaaatagccagttgcattcctccccttaaacagttcaaccgtaatactcgcgcttctaggaatgctcatcagtataccctcgagcccaacttcggtcgtactgtcaaatacagagattcgttctttagccgtactacgcgaatgtggaatgccttaccacactctgtctttcctagtcattgcaatattcaggaattcaaaaccaatgtgcaccgacatctccttttaaaccctctctcctcttcctagtgctcacactgtgcatctgcataataagggtagtaatatccccttgagtgtgtgtttattataaaaaaaaaaaaaaaaaaaaaaaacctttctgCTGTGACAGCTTATTAGCAAATACTATGGACTTACACATTATCTAACTTGcttagaagattttaatacCGATTAGAtttaaactattaaattaaattggaccGAAAAGTTAAATCTTGACTGAACTAAGCTTAAAGAGAGgtttaatgttttattattctCAAAGTGGAACTCACTGTTGAACTAAGTTATACGAAAGTGAAACTGAATTCAAatgattattttgtatgttttttttttaatggaatggatacaaaatttgtaatacTTTATGTCCTGAATGACATATGctttagttaaaaaaacaaagtttggaaaccaaacaaaaaaccgaatttaacttgataaaaaaaaccCGCTTTCTATTCACACAAAAGCTTGAATGTAATTCATATCACTTCTAACCCTGAAGTATGttactttatttgtttaactctcaaattaatattgaaagttaaatttaaatagttgACCAATCGATGTTTGTGTATTCATCATTCAATATTTATGATTTAGAGAatcaaaattagaaacaaatttatttttccttctTGTTGATGAATTTTTATGGTGGAATTAAGTTGTTggcatgaaaaataaaaaaatatatttatattgcacgcatatatgtacatacacacATTTATGCAGAAGTAAACAAAACGCTTGGTTATGCAGAgagcagcaacaaaaaaaaactgtttaattaCTCAAGAACAAATTGTATTATTACAAAGATGCCGTTGGCACatgtgaaaataaattataaaccagggaagaaataaaaacaacaatttcttaCCAGTAGCTACATTATTTGCATATTATGATTTGCAAACAGCAAAAAGTAgttagaaagaagaaaaaacataaactgACACTCCTTCCTATATAGGTTCCTGCATTTAATATATTATCCAGTAGTTTTCTAGGTGTTGCATAAAAACATGACTACGTGACTCCAATCATAACTTCTCACATTAAAATTGCTCACACCTCAAGAAAATAGTGTGTAGGTTTAGCTTAGACCAACCATCATCATGTATAAATTAAACTCATAAACAAATGACTTGAGAAGTAGAATGATGTTGAgatgttagaaaaaaaaaaacataagaacagTTCTCCCACCTATTTCTTTTTGGTTATTCTATTTATAAGGCTTGAGAAATCATGAACTTACAAATACCTACATCAATTTACTCataattttattagaaacaCAAAGTACAAGTGTAATGCAAAATTCTCAATGCGTCAATGTTGTATCTTCAATGAACCTAAGTGTAAAACAGAATTTCTGAACAAAATACACGAGGGTCAGAGTCATTTGTCTTGAATTTGGATTACACAATCTATTGcaacccttttttaaaaattcaaagagattttttttttatattcaaagaaaaaagacaCGCTAGAAACAAGCAAATTctgtaataaattaaatgaagtctggatttttaagaacattgtataaaaaataattatatattacttattttcaaaatttaagaggAAGACGCGAATTGCAAAAACGCAATACGATACACAATACGAAATTAAATGTGATTttggagagagagagagagagtggattattttgtttttaacatttaaaattttcatcatAAAAAGGTTCGAATGCCAGCtcttttgttttgtcaaaattGTGATCAAGGAAATAGGAAATTAAATGGCAGTATACCATCAATgttcatttaataattaataaaactattatAGAATAAGGATCCCttatgttttaatgttttttttacctaTAAAGTAAAAGTATACATATTGGTAAAAATGATAAGTGATTCCTTACTtcgtaaatatttaataaaaaacaatttaaaagcacatagtagtacccgtggcatgatggttagtgcgttggactgtcatgcaaggggtcttgggttcaatccctgcctgtgccaccttaatttaaaaaaagaataattttcgcgggtactgcctcttgcgaggaattgacaaatccttcaagagtaattcttgtcatgaaaaagtgctttctcaaactagccgttcggattcggccttaaattgtaggtcccttccattcctgacaacagtactcgcacacaggaatggttgagagttgtaagtcactaggccctggttcacaacggactgttgcgccaccccatttgattttgaaaagcacataatttttgttcttttaacaaCAAGAGCTTTGTATGTTAAGACTCCTCAGAGTTTATTTTTCTCCTTTGATCTTTTTTTAGTGCAATCATATTATTAAGTGTCCACTGTACAAATAAAGCTATCAATTGGCATAACTACTATACTAAAAGTTGTATAACAAATTGACTAACCGAGGATTCGTGACTAAATTACCCTTCAATTTATATAACTTACCCTTAATTGAATTATCCTTTGCCTCCTGAATAATTTCAGACGCCCGCTATCAATAGTAAAATATTCCAaatacttcacttcacttcattACTATTAATACCCTCACACCAAATACTGAAACACAATACCGTTACGATACTTATCCAAATTATCTTCACTCCATACAAAATTCCACAACCTACAAATAACAAAACCAAATCCAGAGCCAGAGCCAGAGCCAGCAGCGAGCCAGCGACAAAAACGAAAGTGAAACTCAATGTAATTCACCTCGACTCGATGACGATGGACTGATGATTAGTGTCCAATTATCCTCAAATCAACAAGACAGATCCCCATTATCGAGTGTTACCTATGTAgttggtattttttcttttgttttttgtaaaaagaaataaatatacaaataaaataccaaCACGTTTGTTGGCCAAATAATAATCATCACTCGATTACACTTGATTGCTCGAACAAGCACTTTCCCGACATTATCCCCGCTTATCCCGAACCCGGACAGTAAATGGAACGGAACGTAATGGcacttatatatatacatatatattcccCAAACAACTTAATTGACATAATATGCGATCCAcaatcgaatttgaaaaagTGCAACACACATTACCCCTCGAGGGATAATCAAATCTCTGTGGGACACAACGACGACACGGGGTAAACCGTCAGCCATTTATATCTTCATTCAAGGGATTTCCCCAAACGCATTGTGCCACGTGCTTCCTGCCCGTGATTATCTTATGGCGGAGCATGAAATATCCACGCCAGAGTCACAATAGACCAGCAGTTTCTCACGCACCCTAAAGATGCTCTTTAGTACTCATCAAAATCAATAATAGTCGATTAAATCGattaaataattagaaaattgtgaaaatgaCTGTAATTTAGAGACGAGGAATCAATTCGCGCCGCATAGGAGAGAGATTCATCATCGTCATGGCAAGCAACATATCAACGCCACCATTATACCGCCGTCAACCACCAGCCGCACCAGCCATCTATCCAACGACGCGAACGCCAGCGTAagcgtcatcatcgtcatcgtaatGGAACTTCATTCGCTTACGCGGAGCTTCATTTCGAGTTTCGATCCCATGCCACCACCAACAAGCCAGCTTTTGGGTCATGAGAAGTGGTTCCGTTTCGTTCCACACACATGCACCGCATCACCATCAGCTGAACCTGAATAAGTAATCACaatgtaataaaataatgaacCATAATTCTCTAATCGTCCTATCCATATAAAGAGTTGGTGAGATTCCGCAACAACATCAAGTCATCGATATGATGATGGAAGGTTCCATCTCTTggcaaccaacaaaaaaaaatcgcgaCTTCAACTTTGCTAGATCTCTGTtccaatttaaatgtaaatcgAGCTTCGCTTAGAACTAAAGAAAGAGACGCTTGAGTTTGCGCGCcttattaatattcaaaatgcCCGCCACCATAGCTGTCAGTCGTAAATTACGCGTCAAAAACTGTCTGCGATAAGTCATCCATCATTCCGATCGGAGCGCCCTCATCGTTTTTCTCGATTAAACAAAGCATCCACCAAGCCAGCACCAAGTGAGTC
This window of the Eupeodes corollae chromosome 3, idEupCoro1.1, whole genome shotgun sequence genome carries:
- the LOC129950443 gene encoding uncharacterized protein LOC129950443, which codes for MVALAEENGIVVLKWKDTRDVRMLSPKHAPVMAAVYDQSITDLNIPSTSRSRRINRREGNREKPLAIIEYNKGKSDIDLSDQMGSYDTTLRRGLKWCRKVAVEFLLGMAVVNANLV